The following proteins come from a genomic window of Varunaivibrio sulfuroxidans:
- a CDS encoding tetratricopeptide repeat protein has product MDGFVTVLREAAVKADAVLTTLFSVRAQIIAMLLLAGSTLFFLAKIQNDQGVVLRLVARLRALLGAKLGAMVFGRYAESEPWPPVKVAGFRMATGKKQAPDENARAQELGAASDLPGPGAPALDAPEADENDTDRARRLAIDPRQLAVFEAALERQEEPAADAEAELRAMAAHAAQIGGAIERFSAGLLTDEKGVREGPEALLALLGGGQFQDLAATLAQKRPGLIDENGALRPESESQAVFYAAAFAALGDLMMRMREYENAISAFRQALDATSVHDLMERAKFLHKYANAAYRAGELETAKQAFFDELNILELERGAAHPDVATAFNNLGLLHYESGEMDAAERLLKKAVDAKVKNGDLASARESRENLAQVLRAMGRAEEAARALAQGDEPADVPSDK; this is encoded by the coding sequence ATGGACGGTTTCGTGACGGTTCTGCGTGAGGCCGCGGTCAAGGCCGATGCCGTGTTGACGACGCTGTTCAGCGTCCGCGCCCAGATTATCGCAATGCTTCTGCTGGCGGGGAGCACACTTTTTTTTCTGGCGAAAATACAGAACGATCAGGGCGTGGTGCTGCGCCTGGTGGCGCGCTTGCGCGCCCTGTTGGGGGCCAAACTGGGGGCCATGGTGTTCGGTCGCTACGCGGAGAGCGAACCCTGGCCGCCGGTCAAGGTGGCCGGCTTTCGCATGGCGACCGGGAAAAAGCAGGCTCCGGACGAAAATGCGCGCGCGCAAGAACTCGGCGCGGCGTCGGACCTCCCGGGGCCCGGCGCACCTGCGCTCGATGCGCCGGAGGCGGATGAAAACGACACCGACAGGGCGCGCCGCCTAGCCATCGACCCCCGCCAACTCGCCGTTTTCGAGGCGGCCCTTGAGCGCCAAGAGGAACCCGCCGCGGATGCGGAAGCCGAACTGCGCGCCATGGCGGCGCATGCGGCGCAGATCGGGGGCGCCATCGAACGTTTCTCGGCGGGTCTCTTGACCGATGAAAAGGGCGTTCGTGAAGGGCCGGAGGCGCTGTTGGCGCTATTGGGCGGCGGTCAATTCCAGGATTTGGCGGCGACGTTGGCGCAAAAACGCCCTGGACTCATCGATGAAAACGGGGCGTTGCGCCCGGAGAGCGAATCCCAGGCGGTGTTCTACGCCGCCGCGTTTGCGGCGCTGGGCGACTTGATGATGAGGATGCGTGAATATGAAAACGCCATTTCGGCGTTTCGACAGGCGTTGGATGCGACCTCTGTTCACGACTTGATGGAGCGAGCGAAATTTCTTCATAAATACGCCAACGCCGCTTACCGCGCGGGGGAGTTGGAGACCGCCAAGCAAGCCTTCTTCGACGAGTTGAATATCCTGGAGTTAGAACGCGGCGCGGCGCACCCGGACGTCGCTACCGCCTTTAACAACCTCGGTCTCTTGCATTATGAAAGCGGTGAAATGGATGCCGCCGAGCGGTTGTTGAAAAAGGCGGTTGACGCCAAGGTGAAGAATGGCGACCTGGCGAGCGCCCGGGAGAGTCGAGAAAATCTCGCTCAAGTCCTGCGCGCCATGGGGCGGGCCGAGGAGGCCGCCCGAGCGCTGGCGCAGGGCGATGAGCCCGCCGACGTCCCTTCCGATAAATAA
- the cobI gene encoding precorrin-2 C(20)-methyltransferase, with translation MSGTLYGLGVGPGDPGLLTLKAHAILRAVPVIAYIRAKRKTGEGESLARAIAAPHLPGGQVEIPFDIPMSSDPRVGQAVFDERMPRVAAHLEAGRDVAVLCEGDPLFHGSFISFMDRLSGDFPVTVVAGISSINAAAARVGLALATRNQAFGAIPATLDESRLESLLAGGDGAAIIKLGRHLAKVRAVIDRLGLTARAFYVERVTQEGEVGRALGDLAADFAAPYFSMILIAPETPDAGRRYE, from the coding sequence ATGAGCGGGACTCTTTACGGCCTAGGTGTGGGACCGGGCGATCCGGGCCTACTGACCCTGAAGGCCCACGCGATCCTGCGCGCCGTTCCGGTGATCGCCTATATTCGGGCGAAACGTAAAACGGGGGAAGGCGAAAGCCTCGCCCGCGCCATCGCCGCGCCGCATCTGCCGGGAGGGCAGGTCGAAATACCGTTCGATATCCCGATGTCGTCCGACCCGCGCGTTGGCCAGGCGGTGTTCGATGAAAGAATGCCGCGCGTCGCGGCGCACTTGGAAGCGGGGCGTGACGTCGCCGTGTTGTGCGAGGGCGATCCGCTTTTCCACGGCTCGTTCATTTCTTTCATGGACCGTCTGTCGGGAGATTTCCCGGTCACCGTGGTGGCGGGTATTTCGTCGATCAACGCCGCCGCCGCCCGCGTCGGACTTGCTCTGGCGACGCGCAACCAGGCCTTCGGCGCGATTCCGGCGACGCTGGATGAAAGCCGGCTGGAAAGCCTACTCGCCGGGGGAGACGGCGCCGCAATCATCAAGTTGGGCCGCCACCTGGCCAAGGTGCGCGCCGTCATCGACCGCCTCGGTCTGACGGCGCGGGCCTTCTATGTCGAACGGGTTACCCAAGAAGGGGAAGTGGGCCGCGCACTTGGCGACCTCGCCGCCGATTTCGCCGCGCCTTATTTTTCAATGATTTTGATCGCGCCCGAAACGCCGGACGCCGGGAGACGGTACGAATGA
- a CDS encoding precorrin-8X methylmutase — protein sequence MKPPLFDYIREPDAIYAASFKEIRAVADLSVVPAELHPLAVRVVHACGDVGVIEDLACSPGAVEAGQRALFWGAPVLVDVRMLAQGIIARALPAKNRIVCTIDDAGVVEEAKRQGITRSAKALDRWGPHLGGAVVVIGNAPTALFRLLEGLGEGWPRPALILGFPVGFVGATESKDALIAHAGSVPYVTLRGRRGGSAIAAAAFNALTIGVR from the coding sequence ATGAAGCCGCCCCTGTTCGACTATATTCGTGAACCGGACGCGATCTACGCCGCCTCGTTCAAGGAAATTCGCGCCGTCGCGGACCTATCGGTCGTGCCGGCGGAGCTTCATCCCTTGGCCGTTCGCGTCGTTCACGCCTGCGGGGACGTCGGCGTGATCGAGGATTTAGCCTGCAGTCCCGGCGCCGTCGAGGCGGGGCAGCGGGCGTTGTTTTGGGGCGCGCCGGTGTTGGTTGACGTGCGGATGCTGGCGCAAGGGATCATCGCGCGCGCCCTGCCGGCGAAAAATCGCATCGTTTGCACGATCGACGACGCCGGCGTCGTCGAGGAAGCCAAACGTCAGGGAATAACCCGTTCGGCGAAAGCGCTGGATCGCTGGGGGCCTCATCTGGGCGGCGCGGTGGTGGTTATCGGCAACGCGCCGACGGCGCTGTTTCGCCTGCTTGAGGGGCTTGGCGAAGGCTGGCCCCGACCGGCGTTGATTTTGGGCTTTCCGGTCGGTTTCGTCGGGGCGACGGAATCGAAGGACGCCCTGATCGCCCACGCCGGCTCGGTTCCGTACGTCACCCTTAGGGGGCGGCGCGGCGGTAGCGCCATAGCGGCGGCGGCGTTCAACGCCCTAACGATTGGAGTACGTTAA
- a CDS encoding sirohydrochlorin chelatase has protein sequence MTNNAPAIMICGHGSRDKGAVDEFNRLAGRLKAQFPGTDIESGFLEFATPVIRDGLEKLKAHGAKKIVCVPAMLFAAGHVKNDLPSEVNTYAHDNPELDLIYAADLGIDARLLQAARARIEAALEAADGRKEVSREDTLLMVVGRGTNDPDANSNVAKVTRMLWEGIGFGWAETSYSGVAFPLVDAGLDHAARLGYKRIVVFPYFLFTGILVRRIYDWTDAAQERFPGIDFIKAGYLNDHSLLIETFADRVRQALEGDNAMNCQLCKYREQIIGREADQGAPQVGHHHHVQGIGTEDDARDHGLAHVHGHSHSHGHSHVHAHGHDHERTAVPADRRDEEG, from the coding sequence ATGACGAACAATGCACCGGCAATCATGATTTGCGGCCACGGCTCGCGCGACAAAGGCGCGGTCGATGAATTCAACCGTCTCGCGGGACGGCTCAAGGCTCAGTTCCCAGGCACCGACATCGAAAGCGGGTTCTTGGAGTTCGCGACGCCGGTGATCCGTGACGGCCTGGAAAAGCTGAAGGCGCATGGCGCGAAAAAAATCGTCTGTGTGCCTGCGATGCTGTTCGCCGCCGGCCATGTCAAGAACGACCTGCCCAGCGAGGTCAACACCTACGCCCATGACAATCCTGAATTGGATTTAATCTACGCCGCCGACCTGGGCATCGACGCGCGCCTGTTACAGGCCGCGCGCGCACGTATCGAGGCGGCCCTGGAAGCGGCGGACGGGCGGAAGGAAGTTTCCCGCGAGGATACGCTGTTGATGGTGGTCGGTCGGGGGACCAACGATCCGGACGCCAACTCCAATGTCGCCAAGGTGACGCGGATGCTGTGGGAGGGCATAGGCTTCGGCTGGGCCGAAACCAGCTACAGCGGGGTCGCGTTTCCGCTCGTGGATGCCGGATTGGATCATGCCGCGCGCCTTGGCTACAAGCGTATCGTGGTGTTTCCGTATTTTCTGTTCACCGGAATTTTGGTGCGCCGGATCTACGACTGGACCGACGCCGCGCAAGAACGTTTCCCCGGCATCGATTTCATCAAGGCGGGGTATTTGAACGATCATTCTTTATTGATCGAAACCTTCGCCGATCGCGTGCGCCAGGCGCTTGAGGGCGACAATGCGATGAACTGCCAATTGTGCAAATATCGCGAGCAGATCATCGGACGCGAGGCCGATCAGGGCGCGCCTCAGGTCGGGCACCATCACCACGTTCAGGGCATCGGCACCGAGGACGACGCCCGCGATCACGGGTTGGCGCACGTTCATGGCCATTCCCATTCTCATGGCCATTCTCACGTCCACGCCCACGGTCATGACCACGAGCGCACGGCCGTTCCGGCCGACCGGCGGGACGAGGAGGGGTGA
- the cbiE gene encoding precorrin-6y C5,15-methyltransferase (decarboxylating) subunit CbiE, with product MIKAWLHVIGIGEDGFEGLGAAALEDVRHAEVLVGGARHLEKVPAELSVERVSWGKNFAATAARLEDYRGKRVVVLASGDPLDYGAGSLLIRHFGADAVSVVPAPGSISLACARMGWSRPDVQVVTVHGRALENLNRYLTPGGRLVVLARDGDTPKEIAGLLCARGFGPSALTVLEHLGGGDEARLDGVAETWSHRRARDLNVVAIECRAGPSGEYFSRVPGLPDAAFESDGQLTKREVRAVAMALLGPLPGETMWDVGAGSGSLAIEWMRQGQSQGQSLSAVAVECDPTRCDMIRANAVRLGTPRLKIELGRAPFVLDELNGAPDAVFVGGGVSHDGVLAACWSRLRPGGRLVASAVTLAGEAALTTFQNAHGGELVRLGVERATPVGPDGPLAFQPKRTVALYKGVKS from the coding sequence ATGATAAAAGCGTGGCTGCATGTGATCGGAATCGGCGAGGACGGTTTTGAGGGGTTGGGGGCGGCGGCTTTGGAGGATGTTCGTCATGCCGAAGTCTTGGTCGGCGGTGCGCGCCATTTGGAAAAGGTTCCCGCCGAGCTCTCCGTCGAGCGTGTTTCGTGGGGTAAAAATTTCGCCGCCACGGCGGCGCGGCTAGAGGATTATCGGGGCAAGCGGGTGGTCGTTTTGGCATCGGGCGATCCGCTCGATTACGGAGCCGGGTCGCTGTTGATCCGCCATTTCGGGGCCGACGCCGTTAGCGTGGTTCCCGCGCCGGGATCGATCTCCCTGGCCTGTGCGCGGATGGGATGGTCGCGCCCGGACGTTCAGGTGGTTACCGTGCATGGCCGGGCGTTGGAAAATCTCAATCGTTACCTGACCCCCGGTGGCCGCCTGGTGGTGCTTGCCCGCGACGGCGACACGCCGAAGGAAATCGCCGGCCTGTTGTGCGCGCGCGGCTTCGGGCCGAGCGCCTTGACGGTGTTGGAACACCTCGGCGGCGGCGATGAAGCCCGTTTGGACGGCGTCGCCGAAACGTGGTCGCATCGCCGCGCCCGCGATCTTAACGTGGTCGCGATCGAATGCCGGGCGGGACCGAGCGGCGAATATTTTTCCCGTGTCCCCGGTCTTCCCGACGCCGCTTTCGAAAGTGACGGTCAATTGACCAAGCGCGAGGTGCGCGCCGTGGCGATGGCGCTGTTGGGGCCGCTGCCCGGGGAAACCATGTGGGATGTCGGCGCGGGTTCGGGGTCGCTCGCGATCGAATGGATGCGCCAGGGCCAATCGCAGGGCCAATCGCTGAGCGCCGTCGCCGTCGAATGCGATCCGACGCGCTGCGATATGATCCGCGCCAACGCCGTGCGTCTGGGGACGCCGCGCTTGAAAATCGAGCTTGGGCGCGCGCCGTTCGTTCTCGACGAGTTGAACGGCGCGCCCGACGCCGTTTTCGTCGGTGGCGGCGTTTCTCACGATGGCGTGTTGGCGGCGTGCTGGTCGCGCCTCCGTCCGGGAGGGCGTTTGGTCGCCAGCGCCGTCACCCTTGCCGGCGAAGCCGCTTTGACGACGTTCCAAAACGCCCATGGCGGCGAATTGGTGCGTCTCGGGGTTGAACGGGCGACCCCCGTCGGGCCGGATGGTCCACTGGCGTTTCAGCCCAAGCGCACGGTTGCCCTGTATAAGGGGGTAAAATCATGA